The following are from one region of the Melioribacteraceae bacterium 4301-Me genome:
- a CDS encoding AraC family transcriptional regulator — translation MCTDGFNGKIENYWKFQSFAISETVYSPNAVLEPHIHTFPILSVIVEGELTEQIENKEIRLSYSSLIYKPAGEMHSNKFHKEGARCLNIQLSQDWLEKLQSTGLDYTKVLSSSKQSNTSTLARLKNELKINDTYSEKIIEGLIIELFADLTRPNNLADEKHNPPLWLKTIINYMDANPEDKLSIGNLAEMVGVHPVHFINTFRKHYNMTPAEYLRQKKIELICKDLSTTNNSLLDIIFKYNFSDQSHFIKFFKKYLGITPSQYISIQKNYNRN, via the coding sequence ATGTGCACAGACGGTTTTAATGGTAAAATAGAAAATTATTGGAAGTTTCAAAGCTTCGCTATAAGTGAAACAGTATATTCTCCAAATGCAGTTTTAGAGCCGCATATTCATACCTTCCCTATATTATCAGTAATAGTTGAAGGGGAATTAACAGAACAAATTGAAAACAAGGAGATAAGGCTTTCTTATTCCTCTTTAATTTATAAGCCGGCTGGTGAAATGCATTCAAATAAGTTTCACAAAGAGGGGGCAAGATGTTTAAATATACAATTAAGTCAAGACTGGCTTGAGAAGCTTCAATCCACTGGATTGGATTATACTAAGGTTTTAAGCTCTTCAAAACAATCAAATACCTCAACTCTTGCTCGTCTTAAAAACGAACTAAAAATTAACGACACATATTCTGAAAAGATAATAGAGGGCTTAATAATTGAACTGTTTGCTGACTTAACAAGACCAAATAATTTAGCCGATGAAAAACATAACCCACCACTTTGGTTAAAAACTATTATCAACTATATGGACGCAAATCCTGAAGATAAATTGTCTATAGGTAATTTAGCCGAAATGGTAGGTGTTCACCCTGTACATTTTATTAATACTTTCCGAAAGCATTACAATATGACCCCAGCGGAGTATTTAAGACAGAAAAAAATTGAGCTCATATGTAAAGATTTATCAACCACTAATAATTCTTTATTAGATATTATCTTTAAATATAATTTTTCCGATCAATCGCATTTCATCAAGTTCTTCAAAAAATATCTTGGCATTACTCCTTCCCAATACATAAGCATTCAAAAAAATTATAATAGAAATTAA
- a CDS encoding TonB-dependent receptor domain-containing protein, producing the protein MKKILTFFLFLLFIPIMIMGQGATTIKGKVTDSDGSPLPGANVVIKALNIGTATDINGNYTIDVPASMSHGQTVALTASFVGYKSVTVNVTLSGKTIEQNFTLQTDVFQSEQVVVTGIANKRSKGVAEVSVSRMNAVDYSATNSYQSFSQLIAGKVSGIQLTPTSGNAGAGFRFYVRAGGGINGNEQPVIYLDGVRLFDAELGAFGVGGQGISSLSSLNPDDIANIEVLKGPAAASTYGVNGSNGVVLITTKSGSAMPGGRGLSINYRYNYGFNEQSKKYSTDNFFSANDANSIFIKGYIREHSVDISGGGNQIRYYGSFTSRYEGGILPNTDLNRKSLKANISAFPSDKLTLRLNSTFNYNDINRPQNDNNILGFLGNTLLFPTSWQFTDSLAVRGLTDINREDQFIGNFQATYTPIENLELNASVGVDNSTSREDRTFPANLIYSGRTRGERDVYNNENKQFTYDLNAKYNYNITDELKATSIVGVQLFNRSFRSAFLGSQTFATELITNVGAGSTVNLYGEGFINTRDAGIFTDNSFSFQDRYFFTIGVREDFASSIGAEAPSVIYPHASAAVRLDRLGLVPNDFFSLFKLRAAYGETGQLPQPTDPIPLLWGATTGGYGGGATIVNIGNPAIKPERIKEFEVGFDAEFLNMFSLEFTYYRQNANNSIVGFNNAPTTGLTASSVPINVGSIKAWGFESLLQANLLRSADYSLDLSFIWNYQTNEVTSIGGAQPIFDGFNQNVIKEGLPKHEFYLIKVNGAKFDANGKYAGPDVTTDRFDFGNPIPNHTGSFTLNFRFFKNFNLYVLADWALKRKMINDTERFATRFGNNPEYQKLKNQLGLATGSQKDPNITPFNPGTPEYIAAANAYAKLDGNYPSNYVEDAQFFKLRELSISYSFRDLLVDFLGQYGVKDIVLGFSARNLFTITPYTGSDVELNSNGSRSLTRGWDFLTLQNPRVLNMWMRVSF; encoded by the coding sequence ATGAAAAAAATCCTTACATTTTTTCTTTTTCTATTGTTTATCCCCATTATGATAATGGGGCAGGGCGCAACAACAATTAAAGGAAAGGTAACGGATTCAGATGGTAGCCCATTACCTGGTGCTAATGTTGTAATTAAAGCACTAAATATTGGTACGGCTACAGACATCAATGGCAATTATACTATTGATGTGCCAGCAAGTATGTCGCACGGCCAAACCGTTGCTCTTACAGCAAGCTTCGTTGGCTATAAATCAGTTACTGTTAATGTGACATTAAGCGGTAAAACAATAGAACAGAATTTTACGTTACAGACTGATGTTTTTCAGAGTGAACAGGTAGTTGTAACTGGTATAGCGAACAAGCGTTCTAAAGGTGTAGCTGAAGTGTCCGTTTCCAGAATGAACGCTGTTGACTATTCTGCTACTAATTCTTATCAATCTTTCTCACAGCTTATTGCTGGAAAAGTTAGCGGCATTCAATTAACTCCAACTTCGGGGAATGCTGGAGCTGGATTCAGATTTTATGTTAGAGCAGGTGGTGGTATTAATGGAAATGAACAGCCTGTTATTTATTTGGACGGCGTTAGACTTTTCGATGCAGAATTAGGTGCATTTGGAGTTGGTGGACAAGGAATCAGCTCGCTATCTTCTTTAAATCCAGATGACATCGCTAATATCGAAGTACTAAAGGGTCCTGCAGCAGCATCTACTTACGGTGTTAATGGTTCTAACGGAGTAGTATTAATTACAACCAAAAGTGGCTCAGCTATGCCTGGCGGAAGAGGACTTTCAATTAATTACAGATACAATTATGGATTTAATGAACAATCGAAAAAGTATAGTACTGATAATTTTTTCTCCGCTAATGATGCAAATTCTATATTTATTAAAGGATATATCCGCGAACATTCAGTTGATATTTCAGGCGGCGGCAATCAAATTAGATATTATGGGTCTTTCACTAGCAGGTACGAAGGAGGTATCTTACCCAATACCGACTTAAACAGAAAATCATTAAAGGCAAACATCTCGGCATTCCCAAGCGATAAGTTGACTTTAAGACTTAACAGCACATTTAATTATAATGATATAAATCGTCCTCAAAACGATAATAATATTTTAGGCTTTTTAGGCAACACGCTCCTGTTTCCTACTTCTTGGCAATTTACAGACAGCTTGGCTGTAAGAGGCTTAACGGACATAAATAGAGAAGATCAATTTATAGGTAACTTCCAAGCAACTTACACTCCAATTGAAAATCTTGAGCTTAATGCTAGTGTTGGCGTTGATAATTCAACTTCAAGAGAGGATAGAACTTTTCCAGCAAATTTAATTTACTCTGGTCGTACACGCGGCGAAAGAGATGTTTACAACAACGAAAATAAACAGTTTACTTACGACCTAAATGCTAAATACAATTACAATATTACCGATGAATTAAAAGCAACATCTATTGTTGGTGTCCAATTATTCAACAGATCATTTAGAAGTGCATTTCTTGGAAGTCAAACTTTTGCTACTGAGTTAATTACAAACGTTGGTGCTGGTTCAACTGTAAATCTTTACGGCGAAGGTTTTATAAATACTCGCGATGCAGGTATATTTACAGATAACTCATTTAGTTTTCAGGACAGATACTTCTTTACAATAGGAGTTAGAGAAGATTTTGCAAGTTCAATCGGCGCTGAAGCTCCTTCAGTAATTTACCCGCATGCCAGTGCTGCTGTAAGATTAGATAGACTCGGTCTCGTACCAAACGATTTCTTCAGCTTATTTAAACTTAGAGCGGCATACGGTGAAACTGGTCAACTACCTCAACCTACAGACCCAATTCCATTATTATGGGGTGCAACTACTGGCGGCTACGGCGGCGGTGCTACTATTGTTAACATCGGTAACCCAGCAATTAAACCGGAAAGAATAAAAGAATTTGAAGTTGGATTTGATGCTGAGTTCTTAAATATGTTTTCTTTAGAATTTACTTATTATCGTCAAAATGCTAATAATTCTATTGTTGGATTTAATAATGCACCGACTACAGGTCTGACCGCTTCCTCTGTCCCAATTAATGTCGGCTCAATTAAAGCCTGGGGTTTTGAATCTTTATTGCAAGCAAACTTGTTAAGAAGTGCCGATTACTCTTTGGACTTGAGTTTTATTTGGAACTATCAAACAAACGAAGTAACTAGCATAGGAGGAGCCCAACCTATTTTCGATGGCTTTAACCAAAATGTAATTAAAGAAGGTTTACCTAAACATGAGTTTTACTTAATAAAAGTAAATGGCGCAAAATTTGATGCTAACGGTAAATATGCTGGTCCAGATGTAACTACTGACAGATTCGATTTTGGCAACCCAATTCCAAATCATACCGGTTCGTTTACACTAAACTTCCGCTTCTTCAAAAACTTTAATTTGTACGTACTGGCAGATTGGGCATTAAAGAGAAAAATGATAAATGATACTGAGCGTTTTGCTACTAGATTCGGTAATAATCCAGAATATCAAAAACTTAAAAACCAACTGGGCTTAGCTACTGGTTCACAAAAAGATCCTAATATTACACCTTTTAACCCAGGTACACCAGAATACATAGCTGCTGCTAATGCTTATGCAAAGTTGGATGGAAATTATCCCTCCAATTATGTAGAAGATGCACAATTCTTCAAATTAAGAGAGCTCAGTATAAGCTACAGCTTCAGAGATTTATTAGTAGATTTTTTAGGCCAGTATGGAGTTAAAGATATAGTTTTAGGTTTCTCCGCAAGAAACTTATTTACAATTACTCCTTATACCGGTTCCGACGTAGAGCTCAATTCAAACGGAAGTCGGAGCTTAACAAGAGGCTGGGATTTTCTAACACTACAGAACCCCAGAGTTTTAAACATGTGGATGAGAGTATCATTTTAA
- a CDS encoding M20/M25/M40 family metallo-hydrolase, producing the protein MRIFFPKGFLPIILMLSAAPAFCQNNFFNRDETIYKMVNEISADTLRYDIEKLVGFKTRHTLSNTTSEIEGIGAARRWVKSQFEKYAMNSNGRLSVSFDSFFVEPDNRRITRRVELKNVIATLKGTDSTDNRIVVVGAHLDSRATDVLDSTSFAPGADDDASGVALVLELARVMSKMEFTSTIVFAVFSGEEQGLFGSKHLAEKAKSNNWNIIAMLNNDIVGSSGPSSDTFLKNNLEVRVFSEGIPSFETDFEARIRKMTGLENDSKSRQLARYIKEIAERYVNQLSINLIYRSDRFLRGGDHTPFNMNGFPAVRFCEANENYDHQHQNVRMVGNKQYGDLIEFLDFEYLKKIAGANLATIANLSLACDSPRNVIIEVKDLTNFTTLRWERPKGKIPYGFFVLIRKTSAPIWEKKIFVKDNSVTIPYSKDNFIFAVQSVDEQGHESLPVIPVPSSK; encoded by the coding sequence ATGAGAATATTTTTTCCGAAAGGATTTCTGCCTATAATCCTTATGCTGTCGGCTGCACCTGCCTTCTGCCAAAACAATTTTTTTAATCGAGATGAAACAATTTATAAAATGGTTAATGAGATTTCTGCTGATACTTTAAGATACGACATTGAAAAACTAGTTGGATTTAAAACTCGACACACATTAAGCAATACAACAAGTGAGATTGAAGGTATTGGCGCTGCAAGAAGATGGGTTAAATCTCAATTTGAAAAGTATGCTATGAATTCTAACGGCAGACTTTCAGTTTCTTTCGATTCATTTTTTGTTGAGCCAGATAACAGAAGAATTACTCGTCGTGTAGAATTAAAAAATGTAATTGCAACATTAAAAGGAACAGATAGTACTGATAACAGAATTGTTGTAGTAGGTGCTCATTTAGATTCAAGGGCAACAGATGTGTTAGACTCCACATCTTTTGCGCCAGGTGCTGATGACGACGCTTCAGGTGTTGCTTTAGTTTTGGAACTTGCTCGTGTTATGTCTAAAATGGAATTCACTTCAACAATTGTTTTTGCTGTTTTTTCAGGGGAAGAGCAAGGGTTGTTCGGCTCAAAGCATTTAGCAGAGAAAGCAAAAAGCAATAATTGGAATATCATTGCTATGCTTAATAATGATATTGTTGGTAGCAGCGGTCCTTCTAGCGATACTTTTCTTAAAAATAATCTTGAAGTCAGAGTTTTCAGCGAAGGAATTCCTTCTTTTGAAACAGACTTTGAAGCAAGAATAAGGAAAATGACAGGTTTGGAAAACGACAGCAAATCAAGACAATTAGCAAGATATATTAAAGAAATCGCAGAAAGATACGTTAATCAATTATCCATTAATTTGATTTACAGAAGTGACCGTTTTTTACGTGGGGGTGACCATACCCCATTTAACATGAACGGGTTCCCCGCTGTAAGATTCTGCGAAGCAAATGAGAATTATGATCATCAACATCAAAATGTACGCATGGTGGGAAATAAACAGTATGGCGATTTAATCGAGTTTCTCGATTTTGAATACTTAAAGAAAATTGCAGGTGCAAATTTAGCTACCATTGCAAACTTATCTTTAGCATGTGATTCTCCAAGAAATGTAATTATAGAAGTAAAAGACCTAACAAATTTTACAACTTTAAGATGGGAAAGGCCAAAGGGAAAAATTCCTTATGGATTTTTTGTACTAATCCGAAAAACATCAGCTCCAATTTGGGAAAAGAAAATTTTTGTTAAAGATAATTCGGTGACTATTCCGTACTCAAAAGATAATTTTATTTTTGCTGTTCAATCTGTTGATGAACAAGGGCATGAAAGTCTCCCGGTTATACCTGTCCCCTCTTCTAAATAA
- a CDS encoding porin family protein has translation MKKVYLSVLIVSMLIVFNKINAQTTFSLGVRAGMSIANLSFDPDLPSVLEKSSRTGVNFGALAEIAFADIFALQIEPTYTQGGSKLSANGLESTIKVSSLAIPVLFKVNIPAGGVVTPYAFAGPNLAFILSAKGESGGEETDIKDQVSSTNFGIDLGAGVSFSVAPRTKIIFDARYSLGLSDVLNDTGKQGWYQDTGIRDQKIKSTGINLLAGVVFGL, from the coding sequence ATGAAAAAAGTGTACCTATCAGTTTTAATAGTTTCCATGCTCATTGTTTTCAATAAAATTAACGCACAAACGACTTTCAGTCTTGGAGTCAGAGCAGGAATGAGCATTGCAAATTTATCTTTTGACCCTGACTTACCTTCTGTGTTAGAGAAATCAAGCAGAACAGGGGTAAATTTTGGAGCATTAGCAGAAATTGCATTCGCAGATATTTTTGCTTTACAAATTGAGCCAACATATACACAAGGAGGAAGTAAATTAAGTGCTAATGGTTTGGAATCAACTATAAAGGTTTCTTCTTTAGCAATTCCTGTGCTTTTTAAGGTTAACATACCAGCTGGTGGTGTTGTAACACCTTATGCATTTGCAGGACCGAATTTAGCTTTTATTTTATCTGCAAAAGGTGAATCCGGCGGTGAAGAGACAGACATAAAAGACCAAGTAAGCTCTACTAATTTTGGAATAGATTTGGGAGCTGGCGTTAGTTTCAGCGTTGCACCTCGTACTAAGATAATATTTGACGCGCGTTATTCGCTTGGCTTGTCTGATGTTTTGAACGATACAGGCAAACAAGGCTGGTATCAAGATACAGGTATTAGAGATCAAAAAATTAAGTCAACTGGCATCAACTTGTTAGCTGGGGTAGTATTCGGTCTGTAA
- a CDS encoding peptidase U32 family protein produces the protein MSAKLGHKYLVFLYNMSGKVKKPELIAPAGDWTMLIAAINSGADAIYFGLDKLNMRANAKNFTLDDVHSVVSLCKEKKVKVHLALNSIVFENEIEELDKIISEAKAAGVDMIICWDTSVIMKCIEHKIPFCVSTQASVSNSLAAEFYQKLGAKRIVLARECTLDKIREIKSKVDVEIETFVHGAMCVAVSGRCFMSHEIFNKSANRGECIQPCRREYEIRDIDGGYSLLLGRDYVMSPKDLCTINFIDKLIEAKIDAFKIEGRKRSPEYISKVVSVYRQAIDLYFENKLDEKTKQNFYKELEKVYNRGFSNGFYFGEPTGSDFSTAYGSSATTRKVYIGKVLNYYKKSKIAYISLETGNIKVGSSLYIIGKTTGVVELKPNKFIKDNISVEEAMKGDKITFECEDLIRENDKVYKIVNVKENATSN, from the coding sequence ATGAGTGCAAAGTTAGGTCATAAATATTTAGTATTTTTGTACAATATGAGTGGTAAAGTTAAAAAACCTGAGCTGATTGCCCCTGCGGGTGATTGGACAATGCTTATCGCTGCAATCAACAGCGGTGCCGATGCAATTTACTTTGGATTAGATAAGCTTAATATGAGAGCCAATGCAAAAAACTTTACATTGGACGATGTGCACTCTGTTGTATCTTTATGTAAAGAAAAAAAAGTTAAAGTTCACTTGGCTCTAAATAGCATCGTTTTTGAAAATGAAATTGAAGAATTAGATAAAATAATCTCGGAGGCAAAGGCTGCTGGGGTAGATATGATAATTTGCTGGGATACTTCAGTTATTATGAAGTGTATTGAACATAAAATTCCTTTTTGCGTAAGTACACAAGCATCAGTATCTAACTCATTAGCAGCAGAATTCTATCAAAAATTGGGCGCAAAAAGAATAGTTCTTGCAAGAGAATGTACTTTGGACAAAATAAGAGAGATAAAATCTAAAGTCGATGTAGAAATTGAAACTTTTGTTCATGGCGCTATGTGTGTTGCTGTAAGCGGCAGATGTTTTATGAGTCACGAAATTTTTAATAAGAGTGCAAACAGAGGAGAATGTATACAGCCATGCAGAAGAGAGTATGAAATTCGCGACATAGACGGCGGTTATTCATTATTGCTTGGACGAGATTATGTTATGTCGCCAAAAGACCTCTGCACTATTAACTTTATTGATAAATTAATTGAAGCTAAAATTGATGCTTTCAAGATTGAAGGAAGAAAAAGAAGTCCAGAATATATTTCTAAAGTAGTTTCTGTTTACAGACAAGCAATTGATTTGTATTTTGAAAATAAACTTGACGAGAAAACCAAACAAAATTTTTACAAAGAATTAGAAAAAGTATATAACCGCGGATTTTCAAACGGATTTTATTTCGGGGAACCTACAGGTTCTGATTTTTCAACTGCATATGGAAGCTCCGCTACTACAAGAAAAGTATATATTGGAAAAGTTTTGAATTACTACAAAAAAAGTAAAATCGCTTATATAAGTTTAGAAACTGGCAATATTAAAGTGGGAAGTTCGTTGTACATTATTGGAAAAACAACAGGTGTTGTTGAATTAAAACCGAACAAATTTATAAAGGACAACATTTCTGTTGAAGAAGCAATGAAAGGAGATAAAATAACATTTGAGTGTGAAGACTTAATACGAGAAAACGATAAAGTCTATAAAATTGTGAATGTGAAAGAAAATGCTACTTCCAATTAA
- a CDS encoding STAS domain-containing protein, which yields MDFKVEKFEDVAVIHVFLIRATLAKAVKFREFVNETIDNGTVKLIVDLSMCEYVDSTFLGAIVSLFKRVNSLNGDLRLVYNKEAPSLMFVLTRMDKVFKTFQNIDEAIQSYGVNRPPKLNWK from the coding sequence ATGGATTTCAAAGTTGAAAAATTCGAAGATGTCGCTGTAATTCACGTTTTCCTTATAAGAGCAACTTTAGCAAAGGCTGTAAAATTTAGGGAGTTCGTGAACGAAACCATAGATAACGGCACAGTAAAACTTATCGTTGATCTTAGTATGTGTGAATATGTTGATTCTACTTTTTTAGGCGCAATTGTTTCTTTGTTCAAAAGGGTAAATTCTTTAAATGGGGATTTAAGACTTGTCTACAATAAAGAAGCACCATCTTTAATGTTTGTATTAACTCGTATGGATAAGGTATTTAAAACTTTTCAAAATATAGATGAAGCAATTCAAAGTTATGGTGTTAATCGTCCGCCAAAACTTAATTGGAAGTAG
- a CDS encoding PorV/PorQ family protein, producing the protein MKYNFRLTSEVLMKTNNLILLVVLIVFQSIMNAQTVKTGTTAAQVLKIGVGGRATAMGGAYTAVADDITSMYWNPGGLASLKSNEAYFNHALLYADIGFDYASFASNIEGFGTLGASVTVLSVDEMPVRTIERPQGTGEFFDVGSMVIGLSYARYLTDNFSIGFNAKYIREFIYNMSSTGFAVDVGTIYRIPILNELRIAASISNFGTKMRLEGRDAIVITRSGAGGDNLINSHLELDEFDLPLLFRFGLSSDIIKHNDSRLTLAVDAVHPNDHTEYINSGAEFAWNESVFIRAGWNALFERDSEKGLTLGIGFNYRLANYITFIFDYAYEDYGRLTEVHFFSAGIKF; encoded by the coding sequence ATGAAGTATAACTTTCGTCTAACTTCTGAGGTACTAATGAAAACAAATAATTTAATCTTACTAGTTGTTCTGATTGTCTTCCAATCAATTATGAATGCTCAGACTGTCAAAACAGGTACAACTGCGGCACAAGTGTTAAAAATTGGAGTCGGCGGAAGAGCAACCGCTATGGGTGGCGCTTATACTGCAGTTGCAGACGATATTACTTCTATGTATTGGAATCCGGGTGGATTAGCAAGCTTAAAATCTAACGAAGCCTATTTTAATCATGCACTACTTTATGCCGACATTGGTTTTGACTATGCATCTTTTGCATCCAACATTGAAGGCTTTGGAACATTAGGTGCTTCTGTAACAGTCTTGTCAGTAGATGAAATGCCAGTAAGAACAATTGAAAGACCACAAGGTACTGGTGAATTTTTTGATGTGGGCTCAATGGTTATTGGTCTAAGCTACGCAAGATATTTAACAGATAACTTCTCAATTGGCTTTAACGCAAAATATATCCGTGAATTTATTTATAATATGAGTTCAACTGGCTTTGCTGTAGATGTTGGTACTATCTACAGAATTCCAATATTAAATGAGTTAAGAATTGCAGCAAGTATTTCTAATTTCGGAACAAAAATGAGGCTTGAAGGCAGAGATGCAATTGTTATTACTCGCTCGGGTGCTGGCGGCGATAATCTAATTAATTCTCACTTAGAACTTGATGAATTCGATTTACCTCTTTTATTTAGATTCGGTTTGTCATCCGATATTATAAAACATAATGATAGCAGATTAACACTTGCTGTTGATGCAGTTCATCCCAATGACCATACTGAGTATATTAATTCAGGTGCCGAATTTGCATGGAATGAAAGTGTATTTATTAGAGCTGGCTGGAACGCCCTTTTTGAAAGAGATAGCGAAAAAGGACTTACACTCGGAATAGGCTTTAACTATAGATTAGCAAATTACATTACTTTTATATTCGATTATGCTTATGAAGATTATGGACGCTTAACTGAAGTCCATTTCTTTTCTGCTGGAATTAAGTTTTAA